The Nicotiana tabacum cultivar K326 chromosome 14, ASM71507v2, whole genome shotgun sequence genome contains a region encoding:
- the LOC107778234 gene encoding xyloglucan endotransglucosylase protein 1, giving the protein MGSRIFLVLALVFSSCMVSYGGNFFQEFDFTWGGNRAKIFNGGQLMSLSLDKVSGSGFQSKKEYLFGRIDMQIKLVAGNSAGTVTTYYLSSQGPTHDEIDFEFLGNVTGEPYILHTNIYAQGKGNKEQQFYLWFDPTKNFHTYSIIWKPQHIIFLVDNTPIRVYKNAESIGVPFPKNQPMRIYSSLWNADDWATRGGLVKTDWSKAPFTAYYRNFNSQTFSSSQFSNEKWQNQELDANGRRRLRWVQRNFMIYNYCTDFKRFPQGFPPECKRF; this is encoded by the exons ATGGGGTCAAGAATTTTCTTGGTTCTAGCACTTGTGTTTAGTTCTTGCATGGTTTCTTATGGTGGAAATTTCTTTCAAGAATTTGACTTTACTTGGGGTGGAAATAGGGCTAAGATTTTCAATGGAGGTCAGCTTATGTCTTTGTCTTTGGACAAAGTTTCTGGCTCTGGTTTTCAATCTAAGAAAGAGTATCTCTTTGGGAGAATTGATATGCAAATCAAACTTGTTGCTGGAAATTCTGCTGGAACTGTCACTACATACTAT TTATCTTCTCAGGGACCCACACATGATGAAATTGACTTTGAATTCTTGGGAAATGTTACTGGTGAACCTTATATTCTCCACACAAACATTTATGCCCAAGGCAAAGGAAACAAAGAGCAGCAATTTTACCTTTGGTTTGATCCTACCAAGAACTTCCACACCTACTCAATCATATGGAAACCCCAACATATCAT tttcttggtcgacaacacaccaataagaGTTTACAAGAATGCTGAATCCATTGGTGTGCCATTTCCCAAGAACCAGCCCATGAGAATTTACTCTAGCCTTTGGAATGCTGATGATTGGGCAACAAGAGGAGGCCTAGTGAAAACTGATTGGTCTAAAGCACCATTTACAGCCTACTATAGAAATTTCAATTCTCAAACTTTTAGCAGTTCACAATTTTCAAATGAAAAATGGCAAAATCAAGAACTTGATGCCAATGGCAGAAGAAGACTCAGATGGGTGCAGAGGAATTTCATGATTTATAATTATTGTACTGATTTTAAGAGGTTTCCTCAGGGTTTTCCTCCAGAATGCAAAAGATTTTGA